GCCCAGTGCGCGGGCCACATTGGTGGCGCCGATGTTGCCGCTGCCCACCTTGCGAAGGTTGATCCCCTTGCTCTTGGCGATCAGCACGCCGAAGGGAATGCTCCCGCACAGAAAGGCTCCAAGCACCCAGACGAGCCATTCGAGGGAGGGGAATTGCATTGGGAAAATATTAGCGATTCGCGGCGCGCATGCTCCGGCTCGACTTCGGTCAACGGCGATTCGCGCGCAGCAGCGCCGCCGCGGCGTGGGCGACGTCGCCCACGGAGATCCGCTCCATCCGCGCGATCGCAGCGACATGATTGGCGATCACCTCGCGGGGCAGAAAGGGATCGGCTACGAGCAGCCATTCGCGGATGCTCCGGGAGCCGGCGGTCTCGCGCTCATAGAGCGTGGTGAAGCGGTGATCGGTCGGACCGAAGAGCGCGACGCACGGTGTGCCGAAACCCGCAGCGATGTGGCGCGGTCCCGTGTCGTTGGAGACCAGCAGGTCGGCCTGAGCGATGGCACCCTTGAGGCCGGCGAGGGTGACTCCGCGCTCAACCAGCGAGATGGCACTGCCGCCGCTGGCGGCGACCACGGCATCCACGACCTCGCGCTCTCCCGGCGAGCCTGTGACGGCGACTCCGGCGCCGAGATCCTTCTGAAGGATCGACGCGAGGCGGCCGAAATTTTCCGCGGACCAACGCTTGTCGAGTCGGTTGGCGCCAGGGTTAAAGATCACGCGCGGCCGCGCCAACCCATCGAGCAATCGTTCGCCCTCCGCGAGCTCCTCGGGTGAGCACTTCAATTCCACGGCGCGGTCAGTGATCGTGGTTCCCAGGGCCAGCGCCGCGAGGTCGGCGTAGTTGTCCACGCTGCTGTGTGGTGTGCTCATGAAGGGCGGCGCCGCCGGATGCGTGAGCAGCCAGCCGCGATGTTGGCGGTTCCAGCCGATCCGGGTCCGCGCCCCGCTCGCCAGCGCGATGATCGCGCTGCGCAGGCTGTTGGGAAAGAGCAGCATGGCGTCGGCCTTGATGGCGCGGATCGGGCCAAGGTTGCTCAATGGGCCGAGCCAGCCGCGCATTGGATGCTCGAGGCACTCGTCAAAATAAGGAAGCCCGCGCAGCAGCGTGGAGAGCCCGGCGCGTCCCAGCAGCGTGATGTGCGCTTGCGGCAGATGCACGCGAAGGGCCCTCAATGCCGGCGTGGCCATGACCGTGTCGCCGATCCACGAGGGAAGGATGACGCAGAGGCGATTGCACTGCGAAAGCGGCGCCCTCACCAGGATCCCCATGGGCTTTCAGCGGCGCGGTGGGTGCGCCACCAGCGCTCGCTGTCGCGGCGCAGCTCGGCGACGAATCCCAAGGCGATCACATCCCCGCCTTCGACCGTCGCCGCCACGCTGCTGCTCTGGAAGTCGAGTCGCACCAATCTGATCCCCGTTCGGCTGGCCAGCTCACGGGCCATGGAAGCGATCGCCGTCTGGAAGTCCGCGTCGGCCAAAATATCAGAGCGCCGCGCATGCAGCGCGATGGTGCCGCGGGAGGGGGATTCGATCTCGCCCGCGGCGATGCGCCGTGCGGCGTGGAGCAGATCCGCCTCGACGAAATCGGCGGCGCTGGCGGCGGAGTGCTCGCGATTCACCGAGAGCAGCAACGTCCGGCATCCGGCGGCGGCGCCGGCGGCCACGTCGCGCTCCTGGTCGCCCACCATCCAGCTGCGCGGCAGATCGATCGCGTGCTCCAGCGCGGCGGCCAGCAGCATGCCCGGAGCGGGCTTGCGCCAGGGATGCTCGCGCTTGTAGTGCTCCAACGTGGCCAGCGGATGAAAGGGACAGAAGTAGAAGCCGTCAATGACCGCGGGCAATCGCAGTTGAGCTCGCAGCATCTGCTCGATCCGCGCATGGACCAAGGCCACCGCATCTTCGCTGTACTTGCCGCGGGCGACGCCGCCCTGGTTGGTCACCACGATCAACTTGAAATGGTTCTCGAGCAGAATCTTCAGCGCCTCCGGCACGCCGGGAAGCAACTTGACCTGCTCCGGATCGCCGAGGTCGCCGGGGTTGTCGATCAAAGTGCCGTCGCGGTCGAGGAAGACGGCGGGCCGCAGACACGACTCGCGGGCGGCTTCGCTCACACGACGACCGCGGGTTTCGAGTCGGAGAAATGCACCTGGGGAACCTTGTCACCGAAGCAGGTGCCCATGGCGCGGCCGGCGGCGATCAGTCCATGGTCCAGCGGCACCAACCGCTGCTTGCCCACGGTGTGCAGCAGGTCGACGTCGGAGAAGACGTTGTTGCCGCGCACCACCATGCGGTTCTGCCCGCCCGCCATCAGCGTGAGAATGGCGTGGTAGCCGAAGTGCGTTGCCAGGATGCGGTCGGAGGCGATCGGCGGCCCGCCGCGCTGGATGTGCCCGAGCACCGTGGTGCGGGTCTCGACCTTGCAGAGCTTTTCGATGCCCTGGGCCACGAAGGCGCCGATGCCGCCCAGGCGGATCGGATCGGGGCTGGTCGGATCGACCCGGGCCACCATCTGCTCGCCGGATTTCAGCTTGGCCCCCTCGGCGACCACCACGATCGCGAAGCCCGGGCCCTTGCTCATGCGCGCATTGATGAAGGAGCAGACCGGGTCGAACTCGAAGGGAA
This portion of the Planctomycetota bacterium genome encodes:
- a CDS encoding HAD family hydrolase, with the protein product MSEAARESCLRPAVFLDRDGTLIDNPGDLGDPEQVKLLPGVPEALKILLENHFKLIVVTNQGGVARGKYSEDAVALVHARIEQMLRAQLRLPAVIDGFYFCPFHPLATLEHYKREHPWRKPAPGMLLAAALEHAIDLPRSWMVGDQERDVAAGAAAGCRTLLLSVNREHSAASAADFVEADLLHAARRIAAGEIESPSRGTIALHARRSDILADADFQTAIASMARELASRTGIRLVRLDFQSSSVAATVEGGDVIALGFVAELRRDSERWWRTHRAAESPWGSW
- a CDS encoding glycosyltransferase family 9 protein; this encodes MRAPLSQCNRLCVILPSWIGDTVMATPALRALRVHLPQAHITLLGRAGLSTLLRGLPYFDECLEHPMRGWLGPLSNLGPIRAIKADAMLLFPNSLRSAIIALASGARTRIGWNRQHRGWLLTHPAAPPFMSTPHSSVDNYADLAALALGTTITDRAVELKCSPEELAEGERLLDGLARPRVIFNPGANRLDKRWSAENFGRLASILQKDLGAGVAVTGSPGEREVVDAVVAASGGSAISLVERGVTLAGLKGAIAQADLLVSNDTGPRHIAAGFGTPCVALFGPTDHRFTTLYERETAGSRSIREWLLVADPFLPREVIANHVAAIARMERISVGDVAHAAAALLRANRR